The sequence below is a genomic window from Planctomycetota bacterium.
TCGGCATCGAGGAGAAGCCCGCGCGGCCGAAGTCGAAGTACGCGGTCACCGGGATTTACATGTACGACAACGAAGTTTTCTCGATCGTCAAGACCCTCAGGCCGTCGGGGCGCGGCGAGCTCGAAATCACGGACGTGAACAACGCCTACGTCCGCCGGGGAACGCTCACTTGGGAGGCGCTGGACGGCTGGTGGACGGACGCGGGGACGTTCGAATCGCTGCTGCGGGCCAACAACCTGGTGGCCCGAACGCCTGAAATGCACTGACGGGCGTCAGCCCGCCCGGGGTCCGCCGGCCAGGCGGGCTTCGATCCGCGCCAGAAGGTCCTGCACGCGGAACGGCTTGGCGACGCACTCGTCGGCCCCCGCCTGGGCGCCCAGGGCCGCCGCGTCCGGTCCCATGGCCGTCAGGAGCACCACCGGGAGGCTCCGCAGTTCCGGATCGGCCCGGAGGGCGGCGCACACCTCGAATCCCGACCGCCGGGGCATCATCGCGTCCAGGATCAGGAGATCCGGACGCTCGGCCCGCGCCCGTTGGAGGGCCTGCTCGCCGTCCTCGGACTCCAGGACCTCGTAGCCGCGGCTGCGCAGAAGGAACGCCAGGATCCCGCGCGCGTGCGCCGAGTCGTCGGCGACGAGGATCCGCTTGATCGCGCCACCCATCATCTATGCCCCACTATACCCCATCGCGGGGTCCTGGGGAAGGCGAAGAACGAGGGGCGCGCGAAGGGCTCAGGCCTGCGGTTTGAGAAACTTCGTGAGGGTGATCTGGTTGCCCTGCTGGTTGTATTCCAGCCGGTCGCAGCAGCGCAGCATGAGCATGATGCCCAGGCCGCCCATGCGGCCCTGAGCGTGACGCTCGCGGGCGGCCGAGAGCGCGTCCCGCGTGGAACCGCTCTTGACGTATTGCTCGTGGTTGAAGCCCTGCCCCTGGTCGCGCACGACGCAGGTGATCTTCTCCGGGTCGAGCAGGTACTGGACCTCGATCTTCCGGTCGCGCTTGTACTTGTTTCCGTGCTGGGCGGCGTTGACGACCGCCTCCCGGAAGGCCGCGCTCACGGCCACCTGCCCTTCCTCGTCCAGGCCGCTCGACTCGAGGAGCTTGTGGACCATGTCGATCACCTTTTCGGTCGCGGCCTCCTCCGTGGGCAGGTGGATGTTGAGCTGCTGGAGGAAGATGAGCTCCTCTTCCGCCGCCCGGATGATCTCCGCGTCCGCCGTGTCCAGGAGCTGGCGGAACTCGAACGGCTGGCACAGGTTCTCGTCCCCCACGATCGAAACCTCCTTGGGGGATTTGAACGCGGCCTCTCCGGGATAAAGCAGGATGAGCGGAACGTTGGTCGTTTCCCGCCGCATTTTGAGCGCGTAACAGAACTTCTGATGGTCCTCGAAAAGGGCGTCCAGGATCACGAGGTACGCCTTGCCCGACTCGATCTTCCCCAGCGCGTCGGGAATGGAGGTGAAGACCTCGATCTCCCAGCCCGCGCTCTCGAAGTAGTACTCGAGCGTCTTGGCGAAGAAATCGCGCTCCGGCACGACGAGCATGATCGAAGACTGCTTGAAGGACTCCAGGCGCCGCGAAAGGTCGTCCGAGGGGGAGAAGACGATCCGCGCTTCCCCCGCCGGAGTGCGCACGGGACTCAGCGGGAGGAACGACACCGTCGAGGCTCCGGGGCGGATCAGGCGGTGCCCCTTAGGCTGCCGTTCGATCTTGGGCCGCTCGAAGCGGACCTCGAACACCCCGAGTTCGTCCAGGACGACGCGCTTGCCCGCCAGAAGTTCCTTCCGGGCCGCCTCCAGAACGGCGTCCACCATCCCGCGCACGCGCGCCTCGTGCGTCTCCCCCAGGCGCGCGCACACGTCCCCCACGAGGTTCGCCTTGTACATGGAGGGCACGGGGCTCCCGTCCGCGGCGGCCAGGGAGAGCGTCCCGAAGCCGGGAAGCGTCACTTCCTTGGACGCCCCGAGCGCCTCCCGGACGGCCGCCACGAGCGCTTCCACGAAGCGCGATCCGCGCTCCTCGCTCACGGAGAGGCTGGAGCTCAGGGACTTTGTCAACTCGTTCAGCTTGACCTCGGCCATATCCCGGCTCGCGCTCCGAACCCTGCCCCCCGGAGAACCGTCCGACGCCCCGGCCCGTTCACGGCGTCCGCGCCGTCTCCATCTCGCGGGCCTTCCGGACCAGCTCCGCCTCGGTGATCAGCCCCTTTTCGATCAAGAGCGGAATGAGGGCGTCGCGAAGCTTTTCCGCGGAAGGCCTTTCCGCGCGCGGCCCCTCCAGGTCCCGAAGAAGCTGCTCCCGCGTCTTCTCCTTGACGGGCGCCGGACCCTCTTCCCTGGCAAAAAATTCCTGGATGCAGCGCAGAATCTGCGACCGCGGCGCCAGATTCATCTCGATCCGGCTGTCCACCGCCAGCTGGATCTCCTCGATCGCCTCGTAGTCGAAAGGATCCGAGGTCGCCACCGTCAGGACCCCGTCATGGTAATGAATGGGAACCACGTGGTGCTTCTCGATGAGCTTCCGGGGAATCCGCTTGACGAGGTTCTCCGGAATGACGAGCTCGGCGAGGTTCACCACGGGCATGCCCTGCTGCCGGGCGATGAAGTGCGTCAGCGTCTGGTCCTCGATGAACCCCAGTTTCACGATGATCGCCCCGAGCTTTCCCCCCACCGCCTTCTGGAAATCCGACGCCATCTTGAGCTGCTCGGGCGTCAAAAGATTGGCCTCGACCAGCATGCGGCCCAGGCGGCTTCGGTCTTCCATAGGCAGAAGAAGAGTCGCGCGGAACTCTCGCGGTTAAGTCTATCCCCGCCTGGAAAGCTTTGTCAAGGCCCGGAAAACCGGCCTACCGAAGGCGGGCGCCCAGACGGCTCTCCAGAGCCCGGAGCACCGCCTGAACCGCCGCGTCGGCCTCCTCGCTCGTGAGCGTCCGGTCGGCCGCCCGGAACAGCATCGAGAAGGCCCACCCCTTATGTCCCGGCGGGATGGGCTTGCCCCGGTACTCGCTCAGGAACCGCAGGCGTTCCAGCGTCGCCGGGGCGGCTTCGCGCACGACCGCTTCGACCTCTTTCCAGGTCACCCCGTCGCTCAGCACCACCGACAAATCCCGCTCCACGGGCGGACGCCGGTTGAACTCCCGGTACGGGCGCGCCAGCCGCGCCGCCGGAACGAGCGCCTCGAAGTCGATCTCGGCCACGCCGGCCGCCGACCGAAGCCCTGAAAGCTCCGGCGCCGCCAGGCCCACGTAGCCGACCGTCTTGCCTCCCAGCACCACCTCCGCCGACGCCCCGGGGACCAGGAACGGAAAGTCGCGCGGGCGCAGCTCCAGCGCGATCCCCAGGCGCTCGAAGAGGCGCTCGAGAAGTCCCTTGACCGCAAGCGGGTCTCCCGGCGCGGCCACGCCCAGCACGGTCTTTTCCCCGTACCCCGCCGCTTCCTTCCGATAAATCCGCGCGATCTCGAAGACCGGCCGAAGAGGTTCCTTGTACGACTCGTTGGTCTCGAGCACGCCCAGAAGCCCGGGCGCCAGGGACGCCCGCAGCGTGCGGTCCACCTGCCCCTGCGGATCCCGCAGCGGAACGAGCGGTCCGTCCGTCCAGAAGGGCGCCCGGTTGGGTTCTCCCGCGGCCGCGAAGCTCCACGTGAGCGCTTCGTAGGCCCCGAGTCCCGCGAGCGTCGAGCGCGCCGCCTCGCGGACCTGCTCCTCGGGCGGATCGACGGGAACCGCCTGCGGCAGGCGCGTGTCGCAGGGAACGGCGTCGTAGCCCTGAACGCGGGCGACTTCCTCGATGTAGTCCGCCTCGAGGCGCAGATCGCGCCGGCCGGGGGGCGCCGCGACTTCGAACGCCCCCTCCCGCTCCGCCACGGAGCATCCCAGACTCTCGAGGATCTGGCGGACCCGGGCCGGCGGGACCTCCATCCCGAGCACGCGGGAGATGCGCGCCGGACGCACCCGGGCGACCGGACGCACCGGCCGCGGCCCGCCCGCCTCGAGGACCCCCTCCAGCGCCGCGCCGCCGGCCGTCTCCAGAATGAGCTGGACGGCCCGGCGGGACGCCCACTCCACGCCGTCGTAATCCACGCCCCGCTCGAACCGGTACGACGATTCGGTGGACAGTCCGAGCCGCCGCGCCGTCCGGCGGACGGACACGGGATCGAACTGGGCGCTTTCGAGAAGCACGTCCGCGGTGTCGGGTCCGATTTCGGTTTCCCGCCCGCCCATGACGCCCGCGATGGCCACGGGCCGCTCGGCGTCCGCGATGACGAGCATGTCGGGGGAGAGAGCGTACTCGCGGCCGTCGAGGGCCGTGATCTTCTCCCCCGCGGCGGCGCGCCGGACGACGACCCGCCCTCCCTTCAGGCGGCGCGCGTCGAACGCGTGCAGCGGCTGGCCGCTCTCCAGAAGCACGTAATTGGTCACGTCCACGACGTTGTTGATCGGCCGGATCCCGGACGCCTCGAGGCGCCGGGCCATCCAGTCCGGAGAAGGACCGATCCGGACCCCCGCGATCGCCCGGGCCGTGTAGCGCGGGCAGAGGTCCAGCGCGGCCACGGAAACGGACCATGCGGCGTCCATCCTCCGCGCTCCCTCGGCGTACCGGGGCGCCGGGACCCGCACGGGGCGCCCCAGGAGCACTCCCACCTCGCGGGCCACGCCCAGGATCGAAAGAAGATCCGCGCGGTTGGAGGTGATTTCGAGGTCCAGAACATCCCCCTCGATCGCCTCGACTCCGACGCCCGCCTGAAGGAGGAGGCGCGCCGCCTCCTCGGGCGCCGCCGGGGCGTCCACGTATTCCCGGAGCCAGGACAGGGGAACCTTCATCTCAGAACTGCTCCAGGAACGCGAAGTGGTTCTCCGTGAAGCGCCGGATGTCCGGAATGCCGTACTTGAGCATGGCGATCCGCTCGACGCCCAGGCCGAAGGCGAACCCCGTGTGCTCCTCGGGATCGATGCCGCAGTGCTCGAGAACCTTCGGATGCACCATGCCGCTGCCCAGGATCTCCATCCATCCGGAACGCTTGCAGGCGGGGCACCCGCGCGCGCCGCAGATGAAGCACGAGACGTCCACCTCCGCCGAAGGCTCCGTGAACGGAAAGAAGCTCGGGCGGAAGCGGATGCGCGTCCGCGGTCCCCACATCGCCTTGGCGAAAAGGTCGAGCACCCCCTTGAGCTGAGCGAAGGTGACGTCCCTCCCCACCAGGAGTCCCTCCACCTGGTGGAACATGGGGGAGTGTCCGGCGTCGGGCTTGTCGGGCCGGAAGACCTTTCCGGGAGCCAGCACGCGGATCGGCGGCCGCCGCGCCTTCATCGTGCGGACCTGGACGGGCGACGTATGCGAGCGCAGGAGGTACGGCGGCTCGATGTAGAACGTGTCGAAGGCGTCCCGCGACGGATGCTCCAGGGGGATGTTGAGCGCCTCGAAATTGTTCTCCTCCGTCTCGATCTCGGGGCCCGTGACGACCTCGAACCCCAGGCGCGTGAAGACGCGGACGATCTCGTCCCAGGTTCGGTAGACCGGGTGGAGGCGGCCGAGCTCGGGGGCCCTTCCGGGAAGGGTGAGATCGACGACCGCGCGGGGGGAGCCGGCGGAGGCGCGGCCGCGGCGCAGTTCTTCGACGCGGCGTTCCAGCTCCTCCTTGAAGGCGTTGAGCTTCTGCCCGGCGGATCCCTTGCGGTCGGGCGGAAGACTCTTGAGAAGCCCGAACAGTTCGCGAACGCGCCCGTCGCGGCCCACGTACCGGTTGCGCAGCTGCTCGGGAGAAAGCCCGGCGGCGTCCTTTTCGAACGCCCGGCGGACCTCCTCGATGGCCGAATCGAGATCCATGGGAGCCAAAAGGCCGCAGATCGCTCTACGGCCTCGGGAATCCTTTTCCTCGGGAAATCGGGGGCGTCCTACGCCGGAGCGGGCGCGGCCGCCTCCAGCGCCTTCCGGGCCGTCTGGACCAGTTCGTCGAAGGCCTTGGGTTCCGACAGCGCCAGTTCCGCCAGGGCCTTGCGGTTGAGCGCCACGTTGGCCCGGCGCAGGCCGTTGATGAACCGGTGATACGGAATCCCGCGCTGCTCGCAGGCGGCGTTGATGCGCACGATCCAGAGCGAGCGGTAGTCCCTCTTCTTGATCTTGCGCCCAAAGTAGCCGTAGCGCCCGGCGCGCATGACGGCTTCCTTGGCGGCGCGGTGAAGTTTCCCGCGCCCGCCCCGGTACCCCTTGGCGCGTTTAAGGATCTTCTTGATGCGGCGCTTGCGGTACGGGCCGCTGGATTGGCGAGGCATGGCGTCTCCTTAGTCGTGAATCATCTTGCGAATGTCGGCCGCGTCGTGCTTGCCGT
It includes:
- the pheT gene encoding phenylalanine--tRNA ligase subunit beta, which translates into the protein MKVPLSWLREYVDAPAAPEEAARLLLQAGVGVEAIEGDVLDLEITSNRADLLSILGVAREVGVLLGRPVRVPAPRYAEGARRMDAAWSVSVAALDLCPRYTARAIAGVRIGPSPDWMARRLEASGIRPINNVVDVTNYVLLESGQPLHAFDARRLKGGRVVVRRAAAGEKITALDGREYALSPDMLVIADAERPVAIAGVMGGRETEIGPDTADVLLESAQFDPVSVRRTARRLGLSTESSYRFERGVDYDGVEWASRRAVQLILETAGGAALEGVLEAGGPRPVRPVARVRPARISRVLGMEVPPARVRQILESLGCSVAEREGAFEVAAPPGRRDLRLEADYIEEVARVQGYDAVPCDTRLPQAVPVDPPEEQVREAARSTLAGLGAYEALTWSFAAAGEPNRAPFWTDGPLVPLRDPQGQVDRTLRASLAPGLLGVLETNESYKEPLRPVFEIARIYRKEAAGYGEKTVLGVAAPGDPLAVKGLLERLFERLGIALELRPRDFPFLVPGASAEVVLGGKTVGYVGLAAPELSGLRSAAGVAEIDFEALVPAARLARPYREFNRRPPVERDLSVVLSDGVTWKEVEAVVREAAPATLERLRFLSEYRGKPIPPGHKGWAFSMLFRAADRTLTSEEADAAVQAVLRALESRLGARLR
- a CDS encoding response regulator, translated to MMGGAIKRILVADDSAHARGILAFLLRSRGYEVLESEDGEQALQRARAERPDLLILDAMMPRRSGFEVCAALRADPELRSLPVVLLTAMGPDAAALGAQAGADECVAKPFRVQDLLARIEARLAGGPRAG
- a CDS encoding phenylalanine--tRNA ligase subunit alpha, producing MDLDSAIEEVRRAFEKDAAGLSPEQLRNRYVGRDGRVRELFGLLKSLPPDRKGSAGQKLNAFKEELERRVEELRRGRASAGSPRAVVDLTLPGRAPELGRLHPVYRTWDEIVRVFTRLGFEVVTGPEIETEENNFEALNIPLEHPSRDAFDTFYIEPPYLLRSHTSPVQVRTMKARRPPIRVLAPGKVFRPDKPDAGHSPMFHQVEGLLVGRDVTFAQLKGVLDLFAKAMWGPRTRIRFRPSFFPFTEPSAEVDVSCFICGARGCPACKRSGWMEILGSGMVHPKVLEHCGIDPEEHTGFAFGLGVERIAMLKYGIPDIRRFTENHFAFLEQF
- a CDS encoding ATP-binding protein; translated protein: MAEVKLNELTKSLSSSLSVSEERGSRFVEALVAAVREALGASKEVTLPGFGTLSLAAADGSPVPSMYKANLVGDVCARLGETHEARVRGMVDAVLEAARKELLAGKRVVLDELGVFEVRFERPKIERQPKGHRLIRPGASTVSFLPLSPVRTPAGEARIVFSPSDDLSRRLESFKQSSIMLVVPERDFFAKTLEYYFESAGWEIEVFTSIPDALGKIESGKAYLVILDALFEDHQKFCYALKMRRETTNVPLILLYPGEAAFKSPKEVSIVGDENLCQPFEFRQLLDTADAEIIRAAEEELIFLQQLNIHLPTEEAATEKVIDMVHKLLESSGLDEEGQVAVSAAFREAVVNAAQHGNKYKRDRKIEVQYLLDPEKITCVVRDQGQGFNHEQYVKSGSTRDALSAARERHAQGRMGGLGIMLMLRCCDRLEYNQQGNQITLTKFLKPQA
- the rplT gene encoding 50S ribosomal protein L20, giving the protein MPRQSSGPYRKRRIKKILKRAKGYRGGRGKLHRAAKEAVMRAGRYGYFGRKIKKRDYRSLWIVRINAACEQRGIPYHRFINGLRRANVALNRKALAELALSEPKAFDELVQTARKALEAAAPAPA